The region CGCGCTGCCGGCCCCTGGCCGATGACGATGTCCATCTTGAAGTCCTCCATGGCCGGGTAGAGGTGCTCCTCCGCCTGGCGGCTTAGGCGGTGGATCTCGTCGATGAAGAGGATGTCCCCCTCCTCCAAGGAGTTGGCCAAGATGGCGGCCAGGTCCCCGGGCTTCTCTATGGCTGGCCCCGAGGTGATGCGCAGGTTCACTCCAAGCTCATGGGCGATCACGTGGGCCAGGGTGGTCTTGCCCAGACCCGGGGGCCCGAAGAGGAGGAGGTGCTCCAGGGGCTCCCCCCGGGCCTTGGCGGCCTCGAGGTAGACCCTAAGCTTCTTCTTGAGCCTTTCCTGGCCGATGTACTCGTCCAGGGTCTTGGGCCTTAGGGCGAAGTCCGGGTAAACCTCCACGCCCTTTCATGATAGCCTTTTCCCGTGCGGCGCACGGTGAAGGAGTTTCGCGAGGCCAAGGGCAAGCGGCTGGTCTACCTCACGGCCTATGACTACCCCACCGCCCGCCTGGCGGAGGCGGCGGGGGTGGACGCCATTTTGGTGGGGGACTCCTTGGGCATGGTGGTCCTGGGTTACCCTTCCACCGTCCCCGTGACCCTAGAGGAGATGCTCCACCACACCAAGGCGGCCAGGCGGGGCGCGCCCGACACCTTCCTGGTGGCGGACCTTCCCTACCTCTCCTACGCCACCTTGGACCGGGCCTTGAGCGCGGCGGAGCGCCTCCTTAAGGAGGGCGGGGCCGATGCGGTGAAGCTAGAGGGGGGTGAGGAGGTGGCGGAGATCGTCCGGGGCCTGGTCCGGGCCGGGGTGCCGGTGCTGGGGCACGTGGGCCTCACCCCCCAGACGGCGAGCCAGCTAGGGGGCTACAAGCTCCAGGGCAAGCGGCCCGAGGAGGCAAAGCGCATCCTCGAGGGGGCCCTGGCCTTGGAGGAGGCGGGGGCTTACGGGGTGGTGCTGGAGATGGTGCCCGCCCTTCTGGCCAAGGAGATCACGGAGCGGCTTTCCGTCCACACCGTGGGCATCGGGGCCGGGCCCCACACCGACGCCCAGGTCCTGGTCTTCCACGACGTGGTGGGGCTTTACGGGGAGTTCAAGCCCCGCTTCGTCAAGCGCTACCTGGAGGCGGGAAGGCTCATCCAAGAGGCCCTGGCCCAGTACGCCAAGGAGGTGCGGGAAGGGGTTTTCCCTGGCCCTGAGCACAGCTTCTAGCCCTACAATGGAGGCCGTGGTGCGCTTTCAGGCGGAAGGCGTGCGCCTGGACCAGGCGGTGGCCGAGGCCTGTGGGGTGAGCCGGGCCCGGGCCCAGGCCTGGATCGCCGCAGGCCGGGTGCGGGTGGGGGAAAGGGTGGTGGAAAAGCCTTCCTACCGCCTAAAAGGGGAGGAGGTCTACGTGGAGCCTCCGGAGGAGCGGCCCATGGTGGTGCCGGAGGACCTTCCCATCCCCGTGCTCTACGAGGACGAGGACCTCCTGGTCCTGAACAAGCCCCCAGGCCTCCTCACCCACCCTGCCCCCGGGGTC is a window of Thermus sp. LT1-2-5 DNA encoding:
- the panB gene encoding 3-methyl-2-oxobutanoate hydroxymethyltransferase; this translates as MRRTVKEFREAKGKRLVYLTAYDYPTARLAEAAGVDAILVGDSLGMVVLGYPSTVPVTLEEMLHHTKAARRGAPDTFLVADLPYLSYATLDRALSAAERLLKEGGADAVKLEGGEEVAEIVRGLVRAGVPVLGHVGLTPQTASQLGGYKLQGKRPEEAKRILEGALALEEAGAYGVVLEMVPALLAKEITERLSVHTVGIGAGPHTDAQVLVFHDVVGLYGEFKPRFVKRYLEAGRLIQEALAQYAKEVREGVFPGPEHSF